One stretch of Arachis duranensis cultivar V14167 chromosome 1, aradu.V14167.gnm2.J7QH, whole genome shotgun sequence DNA includes these proteins:
- the LOC107485073 gene encoding expansin-like B1 — MELSFMHKLGVVCLILLVLNSAVCCFADSYRKSRASYYNTPDGYGNPWGACGYGEYGRTVNGGNVAAVSGDIWKGGSGCGACYQIRCKIAQYCDEDGTRVVVTDYGEGDRTEFIMSEHAFSNLARDSAASAKLMKYGVVDIEYKRVSCKYSNRNVLVKIHEKSNNPYYFAMLLLNVGGKCDVAAVQLWQEDHKEWSPLRRVYGTVFDYENPPSGKITLRFQMDCGERLVWVHPKKPIPSDWNAGEAYDTGLQF, encoded by the exons aTGGAGCTTAGTTTTATGCACAAACTTGGGGTTGTTTGTCTCATATTATTGGTCTTAAATAGTGCAGTGTGCTGTTTTGCGGATTCATATAGGAAATCAAGAGCATCTTATTACAATACCCCTGATGGCTACGGGAATCCAT GGGGAGCTTGTGGCTATGGCGAGTACGGAAGGACTGTCAACGGTGGCAATGTTGCGGCCGTGTCCGGTGATATTTGGAAAGGTGGAAGTGGTTGCGGCGCATGCTATCag ATTCGGTGTAAAATAGCACAATATTGTGACGAAGATGGAACACGTGTAGTAGTAACAGATTACGGTGAAGGAGACAGAACAGAGTTCATAATGAGCGAACATGCATTCTCAAATTTGGCACGTGACTCAGCTGCTTCTGCAAAGTTGATGAAATATGGTGTTGTGGACATTGAATACAAGAGGGTCTCTTGTAAATACTCTAACCGCAATGTTCTTGTTAAGATCCATGAAAAGAGCAATAATCCTTATTACTTTGCTATGTTGCTTCTCAATGTTGGTGGAAAATGTGACGTTGCTGCTGTTCAGTTGTGGCAG GAAGATCACAAAGAATGGAGTCCACTGCGAAGGGTGTATGGAACAGTTTTTGATTATGAGAACCCACCAAGTGGTAAAATCACCTTAAGGTTCCAAATGGATTGTGGTGAAAGGCTTGTTTGGGTGCATCCCAAGAAACCTATCCCCAGTGATTGGAATGCTGGGGAAGCATATGACACTGGCCTTCAGTTCTAA